In the genome of Streptomyces collinus, one region contains:
- a CDS encoding SAM-dependent methyltransferase translates to MTPPHRTRLTFHGPLSEARAADLVQRLTRHRPTTVLDIGCGAGELMLRVLATAPEATGTGIDLDADDLARGRKAAADRGLASRARFVEESATGTSRGPADLVLCVGSSQALGGRLPEALGELRRLVTDGGRVLLGEGFWQRTPTPDELSRMWPDAALTDHPGLATLIGMAIDAGFRPEWTETASLDEWEQFESGYLADTEVWLAEHPRHPLAEETRQRVDRHRARWLTYRGILGLAYLTLVPTA, encoded by the coding sequence ATGACCCCACCCCACCGCACCCGCCTCACGTTCCACGGCCCGCTGTCCGAGGCGAGGGCGGCCGACCTCGTACAGCGCCTCACCCGCCACCGCCCCACCACGGTCCTGGACATCGGCTGCGGCGCGGGCGAACTGATGCTCCGCGTCCTGGCCACCGCGCCGGAGGCGACCGGCACCGGCATCGACCTGGACGCCGACGACCTGGCCCGGGGACGCAAGGCCGCCGCTGACCGCGGACTGGCGTCCCGGGCCCGTTTCGTGGAGGAGTCCGCCACCGGAACCAGCCGGGGCCCCGCCGACCTCGTCCTGTGCGTGGGGTCGAGCCAGGCCCTCGGCGGCAGGCTCCCCGAGGCGCTCGGGGAACTGCGCCGCCTGGTCACCGACGGCGGCCGCGTCCTGCTCGGCGAGGGCTTCTGGCAGCGCACCCCCACCCCCGACGAGCTGTCCCGCATGTGGCCCGACGCCGCCCTGACGGACCACCCCGGCCTCGCGACGCTCATCGGCATGGCGATCGACGCCGGGTTCCGGCCGGAGTGGACGGAGACCGCGAGCCTCGACGAGTGGGAGCAGTTCGAGTCGGGGTACCTCGCGGACACCGAGGTGTGGCTCGCCGAGCACCCCCGTCACCCCCTGGCGGAGGAGACGCGGCAGCGCGTCGACCGGCACCGCGCCCGGTGGCTCACCTACCGCGGCATCCTCGGCCTCGCGTACCTCACCCTCGTACCGACCGCCTGA
- a CDS encoding maleylpyruvate isomerase family mycothiol-dependent enzyme: protein MSLHPTLQPYADAWTHSIEAISELLQPLAEAEWNRRTPCPGWSVRDVVSHVIGLDCEMLGDPRPIHSLPRDLFHVTNEHQRYMEMQVDVRRHHTAPEMTSELEYVIIRRNRQLRNESRDPGTKVRGPLGSELTLGESMRRHAFDVWVHEQDLRTALGRPGNLDSPGALVARDVLLGELPRVVAEDAQAPRSSAIVFDVHGPVEFLRTIRVDIQGRGTLETAPALGPAATLTLDWETYVRLACGRVTPEAVSDRLKTEGDPELTAAILNNFKVTQ from the coding sequence GTGAGTCTGCATCCCACCCTCCAGCCCTACGCCGACGCCTGGACCCACTCCATCGAAGCGATATCCGAGCTGCTCCAGCCGCTCGCGGAGGCCGAATGGAACCGGCGGACGCCGTGCCCCGGGTGGTCGGTGCGGGACGTGGTCTCCCATGTCATCGGTCTGGACTGCGAGATGCTCGGCGACCCGCGCCCCATCCACAGCCTGCCGCGCGACCTCTTCCACGTCACCAACGAGCACCAGCGCTACATGGAGATGCAGGTCGACGTCCGCCGCCACCACACGGCGCCGGAGATGACCTCCGAGCTGGAGTACGTGATCATCCGCCGCAACCGGCAGCTGCGCAACGAGTCGCGTGACCCGGGCACGAAGGTGCGCGGGCCGCTCGGCAGCGAGCTCACCCTGGGGGAGTCGATGCGGCGGCACGCGTTCGACGTGTGGGTGCACGAGCAGGACCTGCGCACGGCCCTCGGCCGGCCCGGCAACCTCGACTCCCCCGGCGCGCTGGTGGCCCGTGACGTGCTGCTCGGCGAACTCCCGCGCGTGGTGGCCGAGGACGCGCAGGCACCGCGCAGCTCGGCGATCGTCTTCGACGTGCACGGGCCCGTGGAGTTCCTGCGCACGATCCGCGTCGACATCCAGGGCCGCGGCACCCTGGAGACGGCCCCGGCCCTCGGCCCGGCCGCGACCCTCACCCTCGACTGGGAGACGTACGTCCGCCTGGCCTGCGGCCGCGTGACGCCGGAGGCGGTCTCCGACCGCCTGAAGACGGAGGGCGACCCGGAGCTGACAGCGGCGATCCTGAACAACTTCAAGGTGACGCAGTAG